TGGAGGACGTGGAACTCCTGGTAAGGGTGGCCCGGGGCCGGGCCCAGGTCAAGGCCGCAGGCGGCATCCGCAACCGGGAAACCGCCATCAAGCTCCTCGAGGCGGGGGCCCAAAGGCTGGGTACCTCCAGCGGGGTGGCCCTGGTGAAGGGGGAAGGCGGGGATGGGTACTAAAAGGCGGCGGAAAAAACCCACCCTGGCCGGGCTTCCCGGCTATTTGCTCCTTCTGGTCATCCTCCTCCTCTGGCTTTTCCAGGAGCTCCGTCCAGGCCTCCCCCCACCTCCCCCACAGGTGGAAGCAGGGGGCGTGGAGGTCTACTTCATGCCCCGGGAAGGGGAGGCCGCCAAGGCCCGGCTCATCGCCCTCATGGACGGAGCCAAGGAAAGCCTGGATGGGGCCTTCTACGAGTTTCGCGACCTGGAGATCGCCAAGGCCTTGCTCAGGGCCAAGGAGCGGGGGGTGAGGGTGAGGCTCTACGGGGAAAGCGATTACCGAAACGACTTCCGCCGCTACCTGGTGGGTGGAGCCTTGGGCCAACAAGGGGAAACCCCCCGCATACCCCAGGCGGCCCTCCGGGAGCGCATCCGGCCTTTGTCCCTGGACTGCGAGGAAATCGTGGGGATCCCCGTGTGCTTTGACGAACGGGAAGGCTTCATGCACCACAAGTTCTTGGTGGTGGACGGGCAGGTGGTCTGGACGGGAAGCACCAACATGACCTGGAATGCCTTCGCCCGGAACAACGAAAACAACCTCCTTCTGCCCTCTCCCACCCTGGCCCAAGGCTATGCCCGGGAGTTCGCCGCCCTCTTCGAGGGTGCCAAGGAGGGCCTGGGAAAACCGGTTGCCTTCCACCTTTCCCCGGAAAAGGGCATACCGGCGAAGGGCACCGCCTACTTCAGCCCCAAAGGAGGTGCGCTGGGCCGGGAGGCTCTCCTGAAAAGGCTCAGGGCTGCCAGGAAGGAGATCCTGGTGGCGGCCTTCGTGCTCACAGACCGGGAGGTGGTGGAAGCCTTGGTCCAGGCCCAGCGGAGGGGAGTGGGGGTCCAGGTCCTTCTGGAAACCCGCAACCTCGAGGATAGCCGGGAAGACAACCTCCTGCGGGCTGGGGTGGCGGTACGGAAGGATGGCAATCCTTACACCCTCCACCACAAGGTGATGGTGATCGACGGTACCTTTGTGATCACGGGAAGCTACAACTTCACCGCCAGGGCCTGGCAGGTGAACAACGAGAACCTTCTGATCCTGCAAAGCCCCGCCCTGGCGGAACGCTACCGGGAGGAGATCCTAAGGTTATGGCAGGAAGGGCAACCCCTTTAGTGCTGACCCTGGCCTCGGGAAGCCCTAGGCGAAGGGCCCTCCTCGAGGCCCTGGGCTTCCCCCTTAAGGTGGTGCCCCCAAGGGTGGAGGAAGCTGGGGAAGACCTTCCCCAAGATCCCAGGGAGCTGGCCCTAGCCCTGGCCCGGCGCAAAGGGGAGGAGGTGCCGGGGGAGTGGGTGCTGGCGGCGGATACCGTGGTGGACCTGGACGGCCAGGTCCTCGGTAAACCCAGGGATAGGGTGGAAAACCACCTCTTCCTCCGCCTCCTTTCCGGGAGAACCCACCTGGTCCACACCGCCATTTACCTGCGCACCCCTCAGGACCTGGTGGTGGAGGTGCACACCACCCGGGTCCGCTTCCGCAACCTTTCCGAAGAAGAAATCGCCTGGTACGTGCAGAGCGGCGAAGGGCTGGACAAGGCTGGAGGCTACGGAGCCCAAGGCTTGGGAATGGCCCTCTTGGAAGGAATCGAGGGGGATTTCTACACGGTGGTGGGCCTGCCCGTGGCCCGGGTCTTCGCCCTCCTCTGGGAAAGGGGGTTCAGGCCGTGAGGGAAGTGGCCTTGCGACGGGGGATCTTCCTCCTCCTCCTGGCCTTGGGCCTGGCCATGGCGGCCCTAACGCGCCCCCTTGCCCCCCGCCTCGCCCTCACCCTTTCCCCCCTCACCGCTCCCCTGCCAGCCCTGGGCCACCGCCTGGGGCAGAACCTGCGGGCTGCCTCCGCCATTCTCCTGAACCGCCAGGATCTCTACGGGGAAAACCGCTCCCTGAAGGCCCGGATTGCCCAGCTGGAAAGCGAAAACCGAAGGCTTCGCCTCGAGGTGGAACGCCTTTCCCGGGCCCTCAAGGTGCGGGCCTCGCAGGCCCCAGGGGTGGTGGCGGTGGCCCCGGTGGTGGGGGAGGACCTCTCCGGCCTTTACCGCCGCCTGATCCTGGGCCTAGGGGAGCGGGATGGCCTCCGGGTGGGCATGCCGGTGACCGCCCCGGAAGGGCTGGTGGGGCTCATCGTGGAGGTGGAGGAACGCCGGGCCCTGGTGCGCACCCTCCTGGACCCGGAAAGCCAAGTGGGCGTGCGGCCGGAAAAGGCCCCGGGGCGGGGAGTGGCCCGGGGGGTTCCCCCTGACCACCTGGTGGCGGAGTTTCCCCCCACGGTCCAGGTGGCTCCGGGAGACCTCCTGCTCACCGGGGCTCCCTTGGGCCTTTTCCCGGACGGGATCCCTGTGGGCCGAGTGGAAGGCATCGAACGCGTCCAAGGCGGTTTAAAGCTACGGGCCTGGGTCAAGCCTCTGGTGGAGCTTTCCCTACTGGAGGAGGTTATCGTGCTGAGGCCCTTATGATGGGGATTCTTCTCCTCTTTACCCTTGTGCTCTCCGGATTCCTAGGAGCCCTCTGGCCCCAGGGGTTGATGGCCCCGGACCTCTTCCTGGTCCTGGCCCTCCTTTATGCCCGTAGCCTTCCCTATTACCTGGGCCTCCCTTGGGCCTTTTTCCTCGGACTTGTGCAAGACCTCCTGGGCTACGGGCTTTTGGGCCTTCATGCGGTGGGGCTCCTGAGCGCCAGCTACGCCTTCTATGCGGCAAGCCGCCGCCTGGCCCCGGGAGAAACCCCTGGGGTTCTCTTTTCCTTTCTGTGGGCCTTTTTGGCCAAGTGGGCGGGCTACTTCTTGGTGGCCTACTGGCTCCGCCTGGAGCTTCCTTCCCTCTTGCCCCTGGACCTTTTCCTCGAGGGCCTCTTCACCCTTCCCCTGCTCCTCCTGGCCTGGCGCTTTCTGCCCTCCCCCCGACGACCATGACCAGCCGGCTTTACGCCCTCATGCTCTTCTTCCTCCTGGCCTTCGGCCTCCTGGCCTTAAGGGCCTGGCACCTCCAGGTGTTGGAGCACGAGCGGTACGCCCTAAGGAGCCAGGGCAACTACCTGAAGACCGAGGGCATTCCTGCCCCCCGGGGCCGCATCCTGGACCGCAAGGGGCGGGTGATCGCCCAGGACCGGCTGGTGGTGGACCTGGTGTACGAGGGGGGCGAGGTGGCCTTCAAGGAAAGGCTCCTCCCCCTCCTGGGCTTGAAGGAACTCCCCAAGGTCCAAGGCCCCACGGTCCTCAAGGCAGGGGTACCCGAACACCTCCTGCCCACCCTGGCGGAGATCACCGCTGGGCAGAAGAACCTCAAGCTGGTGGAGCGCATCGAGCGCTCCTACCCTAACCCCATCTCGGGCCCCGTGCTGGGGTATGTGCTCCAGGCCAATGCCGAGCAGGTGAAGCGGGGATACAGCCCCGACGAGCAAGTGGGCCAGGCAGGCCTCGAGGCCGCCCTCGAGCCTTATCTCAGGGGCAAGCGCGGGGTGAAGGCGGTGGAGGTCAACGTCCGGGGGGAGCGCCTTAGGGAAACCATCCTGGAGGAACCCACCCCCGGGCAGGATGTGGTCCTCACCCTGGACCTGGACCTCCAGCGAGCGGCGGAAAAGGCCCTAGAGGAAGCCTTGGCCGATATCAACGCTGGGCGGAGGTCCAAGGGTCTTCCCCCCGCCACCCGGGTCAAGGGGGCCATCGTGGCCGTGAACCCCCAAACAGGGGAGGTTCTGGCCATGGCCAGCGCCCCATCCTTCGATCCGAGCCTTTTCGCCAAACGGCCCGTACCCCAAGAGGTCCAGGCCCTTCTTAAGGACAAGGACCTTCCCCTCCTGAACCGGGCGGTGCAACCCTACACCCCAGGTTCCACCTTCAAGCTGGCCACCAGCTACACCCTCCTGGAAGAGGGGTACGTGAACCCCTCTACCGCCTTCCGGTGCAGCCCCTACATCGTCTTTGGAGGCCAGGTGCGCCGCAACTGGGCCACCCGGGATATGGGCCCCATGACCGTCAAGGAGGCCATCGCCTGGAGTTGCAACACCTGGTACTACCAGGCGGTAGCCCAAGACCCCCTGGGGGTGGTGGACCGCCTGGCGGCGAGGGCCCGCCTTCTGGGCCTAGGGGAAGCTACCGGGCTGGAAATCGCCGAGCGAACGGGGCTTATCCCCACCCGGGCTTGGAAGCGGGAAGCCCTCAAAGAGCCCTGGTACCCGGGGGAAACCCTTTCCCTGGCCATCGGGCAGGGCCCCGTCCTCACCACCCCAGCCCAGGTAGCCCGCATGCTATCCAGCATCGCCAACGGTGGCAAGAAGCCTACCCTCCACCTGATCAAGCGCATCGGCCAAAAGGAGGTCAGACCCCGGCTTGAACCGGTACCCGGACGTTTTTGGAAAATACTCCAAGAGGGTCTACGAAAGACCGTGAAGGAGGGTACCGCTCGCCATATTCTCGGGAGCTTTCCGGTGCCCACCGGCGGCAAAACGGGCACCGCGGAAACCCCAGGCAAGCGGGCAGGCCTCGAGCACGCTTGGTACATGGGTTATGGCCCCGCTGAACCTGGCTCCCCCTACCCTCCTCTGGTGGTGGTGGCCTTCTTTGAAAACGGCGGGGAGGGAAGCCGCGTGGCCCTTCCCGCGGTGCGCAAGGTCATGGCCGCCTACTGGCAGGTGGAGGAAGCGCAGGCCAGGTAGAATAGCGCCATGCGCCTCCGCGCCACCCCCAAAGCCCTAGCCCTGCGCCTGGATGGGGGGGAAACCCCGGAAGAAATCCAGAACCTCAAGCTGCCAGAAGACCTTCCCCTCGAGGTGGAGGTGGCCGGGCCTGTATCCGGAAAGGTGCTGGAAGCCCTTCTGGAGCTAGGCCGGCCCCTTACCCTGATCCCTCCCAGAAACCGCCTTCCCGCCGGCACCCTGGTCCTCAGCAAGACCCTGCGTTCCGGCGAGCGGGTGGAGCACCCCGGCACGGTGGTGGTTCTGGGTGACGTGAACCCCGGGGCCGAGGTGGTAGCGGGAGGGGATGTGATCGTGGTGGGCAAGCTACGCGGCCTCGCCCACGCCGGGGCTGGCGGGGACGAGGAGCGCTTCATCTTCGCCCTGGAACTGGCCGCTAAGCAGGTGCGCATCGGCCCCCACTTGGCCCAAGCGCCGGAGGATTTAAACACACGGGGCCCCGAGATCGCCCGGGTCCAGGAAGGAAGGATCGTGGTGGAGCCCGCTAGAAAGCGATAGTTCCCGTCTCCACCCCGTAGCGCTTCAGCACCAGGTAAATAATCCAACCCGATACAGCCACGTACAGCCATATGGGCACCAGCACCCTGGCCCAACGCTTGTGCAGGATGAACTCCCCCTTAAAAGCCCGCCAGATCACGTAAAGGGCCAGGGGGCCGTTGAGGGCAGCCAGCAAAGTGTGGGTGAGGAGGAGGAAATAGTAGGCCCCTCGCCAGGCCTCCGGCCCCCCATAGGCGGTGGTGCCGTAAAGGGCCCACTTAGCAAGATAGAACACCAGGAAAAGGAGGGCCAAGGAAGTGGCCGTCAACATGGCCCGATGGTGGGCCACCCTGTTCCCCTTTTTGATCAAGATAACCCCTGTCACCAAGGCCAACCCGGAAAGCACGATGCTCCACACCGCCAGCAAACCCAAAAGCTCCTTCACCGCTTTCCCTCCCCTAGCCGCTCACCCAGAAGCCGCACGGGCTCCAGCTTCGCCGTGCGCGCATAGCTGTAACCCCTAAGGTAATCCTCCTCCTGGCCCAATAGCTGGTACAGCCTAAGGTAGGCCACGGCCAAAAGCCCATCCCGCTCCCGCCCTGGGGGAAGCCGGTGGAGAAGCCTGGCGATCTCGCGGAACCTGGGAGCCTGGCTGGCCTCGAGGGGAGTTCCCCTCAACGCCCGGGCCAAGTCCGCCAAGGTATCGCCGTTAGGCCTCATAGCCCCCAGGAGTGTACCACACCCTGCCCCTAGGGAATGCGCCGGCTGGTGCGGTTCCCAGCGGCATCCACCGCGACCAGCACAGCCCCGGCCGGCACCTCCGCGGAAAAGGCCACCGTGGCCTCCTTGGGAAGCGAAAGGGGATTAAAACGACCGCCCACCCGGACCACCACCCGGTCCACCTGGACGTTGTCCTCCACCCATCCGTACACCCGGTACAAGTTCCCCTCCCGTTCCACCCGCTCCACCACGATGCGGGGAGGCGCCGCATCCAGCACCAGGGGGACCCGCTTTTCCCCCCGGTTACCCCGGGCATCCTCCGCTTCCAGAAGGAGCTCCACCCTGCCGGAGGCCGGGGCCTGCAGGCGGAAGCGAAACTGA
The genomic region above belongs to Thermus antranikianii DSM 12462 and contains:
- a CDS encoding Maf family protein, with the protein product MAGRATPLVLTLASGSPRRRALLEALGFPLKVVPPRVEEAGEDLPQDPRELALALARRKGEEVPGEWVLAADTVVDLDGQVLGKPRDRVENHLFLRLLSGRTHLVHTAIYLRTPQDLVVEVHTTRVRFRNLSEEEIAWYVQSGEGLDKAGGYGAQGLGMALLEGIEGDFYTVVGLPVARVFALLWERGFRP
- the minC gene encoding septum site-determining protein MinC; this translates as MRLRATPKALALRLDGGETPEEIQNLKLPEDLPLEVEVAGPVSGKVLEALLELGRPLTLIPPRNRLPAGTLVLSKTLRSGERVEHPGTVVVLGDVNPGAEVVAGGDVIVVGKLRGLAHAGAGGDEERFIFALELAAKQVRIGPHLAQAPEDLNTRGPEIARVQEGRIVVEPARKR
- the mreC gene encoding rod shape-determining protein MreC, which produces MREVALRRGIFLLLLALGLAMAALTRPLAPRLALTLSPLTAPLPALGHRLGQNLRAASAILLNRQDLYGENRSLKARIAQLESENRRLRLEVERLSRALKVRASQAPGVVAVAPVVGEDLSGLYRRLILGLGERDGLRVGMPVTAPEGLVGLIVEVEERRALVRTLLDPESQVGVRPEKAPGRGVARGVPPDHLVAEFPPTVQVAPGDLLLTGAPLGLFPDGIPVGRVEGIERVQGGLKLRAWVKPLVELSLLEEVIVLRPL
- a CDS encoding phospholipase D-like domain-containing protein, which gives rise to MGTKRRRKKPTLAGLPGYLLLLVILLLWLFQELRPGLPPPPPQVEAGGVEVYFMPREGEAAKARLIALMDGAKESLDGAFYEFRDLEIAKALLRAKERGVRVRLYGESDYRNDFRRYLVGGALGQQGETPRIPQAALRERIRPLSLDCEEIVGIPVCFDEREGFMHHKFLVVDGQVVWTGSTNMTWNAFARNNENNLLLPSPTLAQGYAREFAALFEGAKEGLGKPVAFHLSPEKGIPAKGTAYFSPKGGALGREALLKRLRAARKEILVAAFVLTDREVVEALVQAQRRGVGVQVLLETRNLEDSREDNLLRAGVAVRKDGNPYTLHHKVMVIDGTFVITGSYNFTARAWQVNNENLLILQSPALAERYREEILRLWQEGQPL
- a CDS encoding penicillin-binding transpeptidase domain-containing protein, yielding MTSRLYALMLFFLLAFGLLALRAWHLQVLEHERYALRSQGNYLKTEGIPAPRGRILDRKGRVIAQDRLVVDLVYEGGEVAFKERLLPLLGLKELPKVQGPTVLKAGVPEHLLPTLAEITAGQKNLKLVERIERSYPNPISGPVLGYVLQANAEQVKRGYSPDEQVGQAGLEAALEPYLRGKRGVKAVEVNVRGERLRETILEEPTPGQDVVLTLDLDLQRAAEKALEEALADINAGRRSKGLPPATRVKGAIVAVNPQTGEVLAMASAPSFDPSLFAKRPVPQEVQALLKDKDLPLLNRAVQPYTPGSTFKLATSYTLLEEGYVNPSTAFRCSPYIVFGGQVRRNWATRDMGPMTVKEAIAWSCNTWYYQAVAQDPLGVVDRLAARARLLGLGEATGLEIAERTGLIPTRAWKREALKEPWYPGETLSLAIGQGPVLTTPAQVARMLSSIANGGKKPTLHLIKRIGQKEVRPRLEPVPGRFWKILQEGLRKTVKEGTARHILGSFPVPTGGKTGTAETPGKRAGLEHAWYMGYGPAEPGSPYPPLVVVAFFENGGEGSRVALPAVRKVMAAYWQVEEAQAR
- the mreD gene encoding rod shape-determining protein MreD — encoded protein: MMGILLLFTLVLSGFLGALWPQGLMAPDLFLVLALLYARSLPYYLGLPWAFFLGLVQDLLGYGLLGLHAVGLLSASYAFYAASRRLAPGETPGVLFSFLWAFLAKWAGYFLVAYWLRLELPSLLPLDLFLEGLFTLPLLLLAWRFLPSPRRP
- a CDS encoding DUF420 domain-containing protein encodes the protein MKELLGLLAVWSIVLSGLALVTGVILIKKGNRVAHHRAMLTATSLALLFLVFYLAKWALYGTTAYGGPEAWRGAYYFLLLTHTLLAALNGPLALYVIWRAFKGEFILHKRWARVLVPIWLYVAVSGWIIYLVLKRYGVETGTIAF